The genomic window ACTGGAAACATGTCTTTGATGACGAGAGCCTCTTCTTTGTTGTTGATGACGACCAAGTGGCCCCCCTCAGCAGCGCATATCTCATACGCATGGTACCAAGTTTTCTTATCAAAGTGGACCTTGTAACAGCTGCCTGTGCGCTTGTTCAGGTGATATgctgaaattgaaaataaataaattattaagatgCGATAAAGAGAAGCGAGGACTAATTTGCCTCTTATTTTGAATCAAAATATCTTTTTCACGAAGAGTTTAGTATGGTGAGTGCGTGTGAGCACTCATTCTTAGTCTAGAACACTGGCTTAGTTCTGATAGTGACAACAGATGCTTATGTGATGGAAGCTCCGCAGATATGCTGCAGAGCAATTGTTTAGCCACTTTCTTTGTACTAACCATCGTCGAAGGTGCCACATTCGTTCATAGTACTATTATCGAGCTTCCTATAGCATATGTAGGGAAGCGAGTCTTTGCATGAAGTGACATTCATGTATTGTGAAGGTCCATTGATGGCCATGGTCAGGCAGAGCCCTGATACATCTGGGTTAGTTTGTGGAGCCCAGTTTATTTCCATGTCAGACATCGGCACCCCTGTAACAGAGAAATCAGTCTATAATAAGAACTATCTTGTTATCTAGGGTAAAGATGTGTGAACTGGAATTATGGTGAAGAAGAAGGAAAGTTTGTGAAATCAAAAAGGTTTCTCTAGTTACCTTCTACTGAAACAAAGTCATCACCAGAGTGCGAGTTATGTGTTCCAAGGAAGATATGGCCGTGAACTCCGTTCTGAGCCATTGCTGAGCGAAGAGCGTGCACTAGACGCAAGTCTAGTGGAGACGCTAACACTGCGCCTGATTCAAAAAGTcaattgttaattttactgcattttattattcttatgaTCGATCGAGACGTGCGGTtgttaataacaattatatCTCGTGAAACAATAATGCTATGATTTCTTATTTGATTGCTTTTTAGGTTAACTtctggtttatttttaacaggAAAAAGCAAATAATTTTACTCCGGGAGATAAACTTTAATTCGCAATTTGTAAATACCCAACTACAATATGATAACGAGGTCACACAGATCAAATCTTACAGATTGCTCTttacaacatacatacatttatctaAACCGAACACACCGAACGAATAAACGAACAAATGAATTTTAGGATTCTTTACATGACGCTTCTTACACTTGCCTCCAACGATTAGTTTCAACCGGTAATCGGCAAAGCCAGACGCATTCAGATGACATCGATCAATTAGATAGAGCAATTATTATTAGCAGGACACGTTAAATGCTAAACACACACATACCCTCGTAGTGACATCTGAGGAAGGCTTGTTCCCAGGTGGCCGGGAACCTGTGCAGCTTCAGCCAGCCCTCCGCCTCGTAGCTGAACAAGTACTGCGGCTTGCTGAGCACGCTATCTGTTCAATGAGACGTGATCGAATATTCGCACAAGACACAATAAGGCAAGAACCTACTTAACGTCAACAAACTGAATTAATGGTTAAGAGACTTGAAATTATGTCAACGCTTAGCGTAATTCTATGAGTCgcacaaaccacaataattattttcttacaggCAACTGAAGGATCGACCGTTTTTATACATAGTTGAACAGTATTTAGCACAGTATTTCACAAGAATACTACTACAAAGGAAACAATTAAGGcctttgaaaaaaaagtaaataaacaacgtACTTACCGGTGGCAATCAATAGAAATGacaaactaactaaatataaagtAATCATGTCGATGTCCCCACGGGTACAGAAGGAATGCCCTCAACTGCAGATGACTGATGTTTATATACAGACCTCCGGGTAAACGCCGCCGATAACACATGTAAGTTTAGGgcaatgtataaataaagataatataattttcgaCAAAACCCGGTGCACATGCCTGTTTATTAGTGTTTATGGACTTAGATCCAGGGCCGAcagaaacctttttttttcacagaaatatatttttttctcataatattGATTGGAACTGATTGGATGCTAGTTGGCTCTACTCTAATTTTAAGTACAGTTTATAACAATGTtaagaaatattgttattaaataattatcgaCACTGATGGACTTTTCCCATAGGAGCTCTTATAATTGTCCAATCgcattctaaaataataaattaaattatcagtgGTCAATGGAATTAAGAACTTCAAGAGCGGGATTCTGTTTCATAATAAGTTAGATAAATCCTGATCGCTTTTGCacctatttttttcttgtattgtaTAGAGTTGCGGTTTACCATGCCTTTGCATTATATAACTTTATCAGCTTACTATCGTTATGTAGAAGAGCCCTTGTGAACGTGTGTTCtttaaaagagtgtccatggagtttcttccCAGCACCATGAGACCAaatttttggaaccgtgcaattaGAGTGACGTTTGACTACAGGATTTGGGAAAAAGAGTATCCGCTGATTGCGCTCTTACGAGTAGTCATACCTTAATGTTTGCTTAATTGTATtatctgttactgttacagcctttttatcgtcccactgctgggcacaggcctcctctcacacggagaagaattgggcgttaatcaccacgcttgctcaatgcgggttggtgatttcagactatatagttccggttgatgttttccttcaccgttttaTCAGCCATACGTATACCTAGaaactacaaacaaacttagaaaagttgcattggtacttgcctgaactggaatcgaacccactccctcatactcgagaggttggttctttacccactaggtaaccacgacttttttaaattctattatCTATTACTTCATTAATAATAGTAACATAGTTTCCCTCGGTTTATGGCAGCAAgtatacaataattattatgatctcattttacatttcaaacaaaacaagtgATGCCTTGCAGCCCTAGAATCTTGCTACAAAAAATGGGTTTTTGTAATCAATTAAAAGCCACGTTGTGGTGAGtgtattaaatgaaataacgatgttcaataaaaaaaaccacAGAAGTTTGATGGAAAAAATGATGGTAGGTACTCTATTTCCCACTTCACTTTAGTTCAGAgaaaattaaagataaataaatacaattatgaaGCTTTTAACACTTCACAAATCGTCCATTTTCAGAGTACTGTACTGGTGAGGGCTCGAACAGTAACGCTGTAGGCGACTTCTCGCAGACGAACATGAGCAGTTTGTCACTGTTGATGTCGTCTAAATTACCAGTTCGGATTATACTTGCGACGCGTCCCGTGTTTTCTGGCTGGCCAGGTTCCCAATAGTTATACACATCGTCTAGTCTATCACCTGAAAGAGAACAGAGCATCTgttaagttttataattttctgtATATACGGTGACTTTTTCTATTATCCTCTCTAAACAttttggcatttctctgagaaAAGGCTGCGATAGTAACTTCAATGATTAACGTTTCAGAAATGCAAATTAACTTGATATGAAATCAAGTACTGCATGATCGTTAATGCAAGGATTTACTTTATTCATTCACAGTTGTAAATAGCACAGAGGGAATATTATAAAACACTCGTATCACAAAATTATTGTACTAAAAAGAATAAACACTTATAATGTTATTGGTATTTACCGTTAACTGTCATCCATTCAAGTGGATCGCCATATGCAAACAAGCCGATGAAGAATGCGTCCCACTTGTCAACCTTGCCATTAGGGGGAGTAGGGAACATGTTTTTGATGACGAGAGCCTCTTCCTCATCGTCGATGACGACCAAGTGACCTCCCTCAGCAGCACATATCTCATACGCATTGTGCCAAGTCGCCTTCTTATGGTGGACCTTGTAGCAGCTGCCTGTCTGCTTGTTGAGGTGGTACGCTGAAATTATTTGAGAGTaactgaaacatattttataaaacgaCACGAAGTTCAAGATCAAGTTTAAGAAACTCGAGCAGCGGCGATCACTCCAAACCAATTACTTATtcaataaatcatca from Helicoverpa armigera isolate CAAS_96S chromosome 2, ASM3070526v1, whole genome shotgun sequence includes these protein-coding regions:
- the LOC110382492 gene encoding secretory phospholipase A2 receptor isoform X1, which codes for MITLYLVSLSFLLIATDSVLSKPQYLFSYEAEGWLKLHRFPATWEQAFLRCHYEGAVLASPLDLRLVHALRSAMAQNGVHGHIFLGTHNSHSGDDFVSVEGVPMSDMEINWAPQTNPDVSGLCLTMAINGPSQYMNVTSCKDSLPYICYRKLDNSTMNECGTFDDAYHLNKRTGSCYKVHFDKKTWYHAYEICAAEGGHLVVINNKEEALVIKDMFPVLPSDKINKWEQFHIGMRAYGNQRTWVTLNGDRLEDVFNDWDPGQPDNMSGIQHHATFIRAGTLDDGNSETKAKFVCEKSPKVELFEPSPLQYSEISGKAERY
- the LOC110382492 gene encoding secretory phospholipase A2 receptor isoform X2 translates to MITLYLVSLSFLLIATDSVLSKPQYLFSYEAEGWLKLHRFPATWEQAFLRCHYEGAVLASPLDLRLVHALRSAMAQNGVHGHIFLGTHNSHSGDDFVSVEGVPMSDMEINWAPQTNPDVSGLCLTMAINGPSQYMNVTSCKDSLPYICYRKLDNSTMNECGTFDDAYHLNKRTGSCYKVHFDKKTWYHAYEICAAEGGHLVVINNKEEALVIKDMFPVLPSDKINKWEQFHIGMRAYGNQRTWVTLNGDRLEDVFNDWDPGQPDNMSGIQHHATFIRAGTLDDGNSETKAKFVCEKSPKVLKTELKRNEK